Below is a window of Drosophila willistoni isolate 14030-0811.24 chromosome XR unlocalized genomic scaffold, UCI_dwil_1.1 Seg144, whole genome shotgun sequence DNA.
TGATAAGAATACCGCGCaaaacaaaggaaaaaatgtactaaaaaATGCCACAAACGGCGAGCTAGCTATCGCATATCGATAACATAAATAAGTGTTGGGAAATTTATGACTATCGATATACACTAAATACTAGATTTTAGTATTTTGGGAAATGAAAAATGACTATCGATAAGCTGGGTTGGCTATTgctgagcaaaaaaaaaaaatacttttactgacattaaaagatataaataagtttataaatttaaattatgccTATAATTCTTATTCCGATACTACTTGAAATCGATATACGGTATATGTACCGATAATCAAACCgcagtgttttttttttgtatcagCCAGCCTGGTCACACTAAAATGTTTGGcgtttttaatttgtttaggaaacttttaaataatagCACCGCTAATAAATAACAATATGGAACTAATGGACAGTCTTCTGCTAAGCAGTTACCACAATGCCGATTTGGGACCAGAGGCTAAAGGTGCAACAACTACTCTCGCTTTTGGATTTTGCGGCTTTTACATTTAATTGTTAATTCACTTTTGAATTGTACTTGCAGAAAATAATTTGCTGAAAGCGGATGAAGAGTATCGCAATAATAGACTGGATCATTCAATTTACTATCAAGTTAGGGCACAATTCCATTCAACTGATTTGCGTTATCTCAGTGAACTGGAACAATTGGATCATTTTCGGCCAAACATCAAAGATTTATTGGCAAATGCCAGTGGAAAGGAGCAAAAGGATTATAAACGGTGAGgcaaacaatttcatttcacatGGAATGATACACTTTAACCACAATAACTAATTTTGTCAAGaacttatttctttttgtgaCAAGAAATTGCCTCTAGATCTAagaaaatggtaaataattaACTCAATGCAAACATGTTGTAGAAATAAATTCTTTCAGAATATATTGGTAAATCTTAAAGATGAGAAAAGAAGCCgcaataagaataagaaacgCTCTCTACCAACTGGCTCCATGACAAAATTCGACTTCCTAGAGGATATTAGACAACCCTCGGATGGCTGGGAACGCATCACAGACATCTGCCGGCAATTGCCCAATGAATGGTGTGTGATACAATTGACCAAGAGTTACAATCCATCAACCACATATTCACTCTACAATGAGATCGCCTCATCGAAGGGTTCCATCTATTTGGCCATGCTGCGACATTGCCGCTCACCTGAATTGGAACCCACCTGTTTGAAAGTCACCAATGAACGCCTGGTGGAAGTTTTCCAGGAATATAGCACACTGGTCGAACGATTTCGTCGTGTGGTCAATGTGGATCCCATTCTGGCCAAGAATAAGGAGACTAAACGAAAATACTGGGTGGATCTACATGAGTTTGGTAAAGTGCTTGAGGTGAGTAAGAGCTAACCTTTATTTGATTCTGTTCCCTTCTGACTGAGTTACTTATTATATTACAGAAATTAATCGCTGACTTGCGTGAGATAATCCTACCCTATGCCTTCCTCTTTCTGGGCAAACGATATCCAACCAAATCGGTAACCAAACTCAGTCAACAGATCTTTCGAGAAGTCGATGAATTCTGTGAGCAACATAAATGGAATCAACATCAACGCATAATACTATCGCAAGCCGCTTATCATGCCAATCATATCAAGAAAGCGGATATTGCAGTGTTATCTTGGAAATTGGCTTCGGATAATGAAGAGGCTATGCAACTGGTCGAAGACCTGCTAAACAAATGGTCCCAGAGTTGGGAAGAACTGAAAGAATTGACAAGCCATAAGCGATTCCCCACTATTCTCATAGTCGATGAACGTTTGGATCACTTCCATTGGGAGCAGTTGGCCACAACACAAGAATTTAGCCGGGTGAAATCTTTGCATTTGCTTTGGCGACTCTATCAATGGCATAAACCGAATATCCATCATGGTTACTATACTGTCAACATCCAAAGCGGAATATCTGTCATCAATCCCGATGGGGATTTGCCAAATTCTGGCCGCAGATTGCGTGGCTTCTTTGAGTATTGGCTGGGCCATTGGCGGAATATGTTTGAAACAGTTCCCACCGAAGATGTCATAGTCAAGGAAGTCTTCAAATCAAAATGCTTTGTGTAAGCCCTTCAACTCCTTCCAGCTCCTTCCTGCCTTAATCTTAATCATAATCCTTTTGCCCATTATAGTTACGCTGGTCATGGATCTGGGCTTCAATATATCAGCGGTCGAACCATTTGCCGTTGTCGCGTTGAGGGcatagtttttcttttcggcTGCGATTCTACAAAAATTTTGGGTACAGGCTTGCATAGTGCCCTGTATGGTAGCCACGATTATTATCACGGTGCCTTATGCCCCACCATAGTGGGCACTTTAATGCCAGCCTTGGATTCGAATATAGACAATATATCTTCTAGCATCTTAAGTAAATTTCTAGCTCCATCGCATAGAAAAGTGATGCCTTGGTCGGAAATTGATACCGTAACTTGGGTGAAAAAGGGTTTGGTGCAAGGTAAGTTTTGCTCAGGACATGACTTTTAACTGCACTTctaattttcttcttctttttctgcAGCTCAAGATGAATCAAATCCACAATACTTGGATCAATATGCCGACTATCAAATGGGAAGCCTGCCAGCAATTATATCTCGTGTCCAGCAAGGTCTAATTGATCCAGTAATCTTTAATTGTTGCATTTATGTTTGTCGTGGTCTGCCGGCTTGGAATCTGTCTGTCCAGAAAATGCCTTTTTAGTGAAtgaatttaaagaaaataaataaataaaatatctaAAAGAAACCTCGAATTGTAAGACTTTTCAGGGGATACATGTGTTTAGGTCCTTTATTCTCAATAACCctttatttatgtattatgtAAGTTTTCAACTCCAATTACAACTTATAGCCAGAAAGAGTTGAAATAGGACAAATACATAGTTGTATAAGAAGACAATACGAGTTTAAAgattatttgaaaataattagaAAGGAAATTTATGATTTTAATAACCATTTTATACCTTAAAAACCTTATAACGAAACCGAATGAGAATACCAAGAGATCAAAAACAATTGTCTAAAAACATTTGCGTATCAAATTTAGTTCCAGTCGGAGAAACTTTTTACCATTTTCTATTCCCTGAAAAAGCTAACAAAGAGAAACAATTTGTGACTGTAGAAACTACTTTAAGAAAGGTTAAGCAGTGCAAGGTAATGCACTGCACTGCTTTATTTTGCCTCAATCTAAATCAACCGAAACTGCTTTCTGCTGCTTTAACTGATTGAGAATTACAAACTAAACCAATCGTTTTGGGGGTTTTTGGGGATACAAAAGTGCatttaaatattgtaaatagtatttaaaaaaaaaaaaagaaaacactgAGATTTTGAGAAAAGTAAAAAgttgaaatatatgtatattgaatCGTACATTTATATAGTAAAAGTCAACTAGTGCCGCATGTAGCTTACCTTCTTCTCTTCTTGTCTAggagtcttttgtttttaaggaagttctcttttccttcttttatttttttgttgagatttcgttttgtttttagattttctgtttttttttttttttaagtctaTATAGATTTAATTGTGGAAAAGTTTTGGAACTTGAACCGTTTTATTAAGttaatttttacatttgttttttgtttttagtttgtttaagtttgttgaattatttaataatattattgtATTTAATCATGCCAcctgtgcaaaaaaaaaaaagaagaacaattAGCTGGAATGTAAGTGGGGGgtggaggtggtggtggtggtggtgggggtGGGGGTGAGTAGgaataaagtaaaaaagtGAAAGTGAAGGTGCAAGTAGAAGAGTACAGACAAGGAGAGACAGACATTtagattttatatacatatataactatatatgGCAAAAAAGTGATTTGATTGGTTTCGATTGGGTTGGGTTTTTTCAACTGGACAAAACCAAACTGGGCTGGGCTGGGCTGGGCAGGACGGGTCTTGGGTTGGTCTTGGGcattggctttggctttggctttggcacACCCATAAAGTTGGAGAAAGAGTTAAAACCTTTAggtagcagcaacagcagcagcagcagcagcagctacttGACCTACTAAAAAATCCTTTTGCTCTTCTGTCGCATTATGACACACATTCATTAATTAGGCCCAGGCtactctctcgctctctctttctctctctctctctgtttctcattctttctctctttcactctcagCTCCTCCCTAAGCGACGACCTTCGGACCAGGCCCTAAAAATGATGCGTAACATcgcgtatatatgtataaagagtcatgtgtgtgtgtgtgtgtgaacaCGCCCTATGCCAAATTGTCTATATGGATAATCTATTTCCTACCTAtttataaataacaaaaaatatggCTAGGGCAATGTGTCCTTCATGTTAATGTCTCAATGCCGTGCCCAGACCCTAAGCTTGTCctcaagtgtgtgtgtgtgtgtgtgtgtgtaaatcaAATTAGCAGCCAAATGAAAGGTGcatgccacgcccccttcatCATGACAACTTAAGACACAACAACATTGTAATATGACAGGAGGAAGCGACATGAACGTCAGGAGcgttaaaaaagaaagaaaggatATTACATAACAGGCTCAAGTAAGCTTTCTACCGCCCGCCCTCTCCAAACCCCCCCGTCCCCCACATCCTTCTCTCACTCgcactctctccctctctctctctttttcttattCTCTGTCAGGGGCGAAGCTTCCTGGGGCTATgtaaattttcctttttgtgggttatatgcaaaaaaaaaaagaaaaacaataagaaaaaattttgatgTGGAGGTCCtttgcattgttgttgttgttattgttgatgatgatgctgcttcGGCTGCTCCTGCTGCGGTCTGCATTCAAAATTGATAAATTGCAATTTctgttgcaacaacaacaacaatacaattttggttttgtttttgttttccatcGCAGTaggaaaatggttttccattattccttttctttttttgctcaCTTTAGAAAcgcatttttcaaaaaattaaaaaaaaaacaaacaaaatgaacaaaacaaattgttcttgaaaaatattgaaacacTTTGTtaacttttctctttttttcctttcgtttttgtataatttttagtttttgctttgtttggtttttcttttctttttttttgttttgtaaattttaaatagattttctatattgttgttggtttttgttgttaactAATTTGTTTgctatttatttaaaattatttggtgttataattaattattgttatattttttctagttgatgtttttgtatttatttatttttgatttttttttttattgtattattattcttCACTCGCACAACAATTCTCTGGCAGAGATAAACTAAGACTGAGTCTGAGAGGACCTTAGCGTGCCTCCAAATGCATCCTTCAGCCAGCTTTGTCGAAGGACGCGCCATCAAATGTTGCAAAATCACAACAAAAACTGGGCGAAGAAggcaaaaacaacacaaaacgCCCGCCCCCTCACCCGGCAAGCCTCCTCTCCTCCTCCTTCGCAGAAAAAAAGCgcaaaaaagggaaaaaccGCAACAAAAACAGCCAAAAGGGACAATATTCTCGCCCTCGCCCCAGCACgttgagagagagcgagagagagagagagatagagagagcgAGCAGTAGGAAGCAGAGTGAGAGAAGACGATGGGGAAAGTGTCCaggagagagtgagaaagagagagcatGCGAGCAAGAAAAGTCTCAACTTTCACCTCTCGCGTATGCGTGTCCTCGCACAATCTTCTTCGTGTTGCTGCCTCTTCTTGTTTCACTttcaaccaaaaaaccaagcagcagcagcaagagtAAGTGAGTGAGGGTGGTGGAGAGagcgatagagagagagagcaggaGAGGATGGAGTGGAGTGTGGTAAGTGCACCACCATGTGGTTACAATGATTCTGCGTTTTCATGGTGACCAACaaaaagacacacacagagacactgAAAAGCTTCATTTGTTGTTAGTCAGCCACGTGACACTGGCTAAAGGACATGCCAGAAAGAGAGCGTGCACTccagaaacagagagagagagagagagagagagagctttCTTATCAAAACAGGCaatgttttgatttttgccaGGCATTCTTCTTCCATCCTTCCTTCTTGCCCATCTTGCTGAAAGTCATCTGACAAAGCTTTTGTGTTCCTTTTGGATAGCTTTCGTGGCATTACGCTCATCTGGTAGGAATGTTGGCGAATTTCGCTACAGGAAGCAAAGGAAATTCCTTGAAGAAGTTATGTCAACCAAAAGAATGCACCTCGAGAACTGCCACAAAAATTGTTACAAACTGTACCAGCAAAATTTAAAAGCCAAAAcgcaaaagttttaaaaaccTCACCGAGATTTTGTTGAGAATGCCTTGAATGAAATTAATACCAAGTTTAAAGCAATAACTTAGATCATGTCACAACTAACGGCAactcattttaattaaaatagatAAAGAGTTGAAACGATTGGAAATTTCGTAgctacaataaaaaaaacgctttgggaataaataaataaaatgtagcCCCCTTAAGTAtgcaataattttgttttcaagtgtttcaaatgtttttaatgCCAAAATTTTGTTCATATAGACAACTTTTAAGTCACAGGacattacatttttttatttttaaaatttccacGACTAAAAGAAACTAAGGAATAGTTCGATATGCGGAAGTCAAACTACTCCAAATACGTTTTAGAAGCTGTGGCGCTTAAAGTGGACAAACTTTCCctccttaaagtatgcaatatgcACTTGAAAACTAGTTTAATTTAAGAAtgttaataattataataaatatcgCATCAAAATTCATGGCACAAGCTGTAACTTAGCTAGGTAAGTGGAATGTCTGAAATTCGacccccaaaagtatgcagAAATtctgctgtttttttttaattatgagacattaaaaatttgtgaCTAAAAATGATTCTTATACGAACTAATTTCGTTTTCATATCAGAATTCAAGATCCGCCTTAATCCACAaggctttttttttgctgttgcacTGTGAAATTTCACAACAATTCATCGAAATGAGAGAACCTTTAGCAGCTGTTGGTCTGGCTGGCATTTGGCGCAGGCGCCTTGTAATTTTTAGATTCCTGATGCAcctaatgatgatgatgatgatgacgatgatgatgatgacgatgatgcaTTTGAAGctgaaagtgaaaaatatatgtacatgatGCAATGCAATGCATTGAATGATTTTTCAGTAGAAGTTAAGCATTACATTACATGGCCtttagtttattttctttttcttttgcattttacataaacaaaaaaaataaagaagaataTACTTAGTAGATTTAACTAAAAATAAGTAAGCTTAGGTTTAAAATAAAGGACAAGAGCAGCATCGCTCAGTCCTCTCACTCGTTGACTATGCCTAATAACTATGCTAGTTTGACCTACTGCACTTAATGCTTAAATAAactatatgtaaatgtatttttaattgtaattgttgtACGTTcgatttctttgatttttgtaCGTTTTGCGGTGACAGAAAAAAAGGTAGAAAGTTTTGTTTCGCCATGAAGTTTTTAACTTCTTTTAGTCCATCTttatcctcatcctcatcatcatctttatcTGCTTCGGAGCCGCTAAGAACCCGTTGATTTTGTTGGCGATGAGTTGGTCAAAggtgatgataataatgatgacgCTTGCTTTTCGTCTTCTTCATCGACTTCTTGGGGGCTTTTACTGCCGAGTCGCTGTGAGGTTTGTGTctaaagtaacaaaaaaaaaaaattccacaAAATATTAAGCTTAGAAATTGCCTAGCTTTTagttagttttcttttttttctctctctccgtcTCTTTCTTTCGTTGTGAGGGTGAGAATTAAGGCTTAAGGGTTGGGGAAAAGCTCACCACATTGCGATGGGGGCAATCGGCATGTAAATGGTCTTCACTCCGGCAGCGATGGCAACGTTTCGGCTGTGGCCCCAAGCCACATTCCGAGGCAATATGATTGGCAAATTCACCGCAATTATAGCAACGCATCCGGCGAGTTCGTCGATTGCTACACAAGAAACCGGGggggaggaaaaaaaaacaaatcaggATGAAAATCTATGGAATCCAACGAGGAGTGGGGGTGGGAAACCTACATTCTTGGTCTGTAGGTGCTGCCATGGCAATCATCACCCTGTTTACCCGATACTCTGGTGGCCTCCAAACCTCTTGCTGTCCGCTGGCATTCGAATTCCACTTCCTCCTGCTCGCCCAATGAACGGAATCCCGACATTTGTATGACACTCTGtggaatttttcacaattctTTGTATTACATCTTTGATTTTAACTTGATCAACCCACCTGATGGACAAAGACCTCCTGGCCGCCATCGTTGGGCGTTAGAAAGCCCCATCCTTTGGCCACATTAAACCATTTGCATTTACCCAAACGCACACAGCCGCATTCCGCTTCCTTTGAAATTGCTATATACCCGATAGAGAGACacagaaatagagagagagagagagaggcggAAAAAGAGttaagaaacaacaacaaaaaattccaTTTATATCCTGTATAATTCAAGTAACGCGGCAGCTGGGAAACAAACGAACATGTCCTTGTCCCATTTGCCTTAAGGCCACAAAGACCCAGGCCCAGgcccaagaccaagaccaaggTATCAAGACGCAACCAAAACAGGTTTCATATTgttgtcttttctattgtatAGAAATCTATGGGCATTATCTAAAAAACATGCGTGAGTTCCATCTCATTCACGCAAACACAGAGAGAGTGAATGAGATAGCGATAGAGTGAGACACTGACATACAGATACGCAATTACTCGGAATGTTCAGGGCCGGTTTTAAACAACCAATAGGCCCAATTGGTTTATTTTATCACAAATTCTTAATAAGAATCCTTTCAATAAGATTTGCCATCTAGGATATCTTCTAACAGCACATCAATGTTCATttctttacaatttgttcATGAAATTTTAAGTCAAAAAGTAGTTAGTTCTATGTATATCTAAGTATTTCAAAAACTAAGTCCCTAAGGCTTAGGAAATcttcaaaacatttttaatatttagaGCGAATAGTTTGTTTAGACAGAAAAAGAGGAATTTAACGAGTTTATCCCACTTACATTCCCTTACGAAAGGTCCTGATTATATATAGGAAAACGACCttttcatattattttttcaaatttcaaattccCAGAGAAAAGTGCttcaattttacaaaatttacaatatatttataataaataaatataaatgtataatatattttttaaacttgaaTCACTTTTCTCTAAGAATTTTCCAGCTTGATGATTGAATTTCTCAAAACCCGCATTTATTTTAAAGGTTAAACCAAATGCCGTCCCTGTATGTATTATGACTGCTCTCTATACCCCCCCTTCCCACTGCCCCATCTCTTCCAATTCATTTCGAGTTCATTCATAAATTGTTCGAGTATGTTTTACAGTGTGTTCAtgtgtctttgtgtgtgtgtgtgtgtgtagatgtTTAGTGCGTTCCATTTTTGACTCTGCTTATCGTTTGAATGGaatgcattttcttttttggtcttatctaaatatttctttatgtCTTGAGACAACTGCAGAGGGAAAAACTCTtgcgatagagagagagagggagagacatAAATTTTCCTATTGTCAAGTATCTGTCAATGTCTTA
It encodes the following:
- the LOC6639208 gene encoding separin; its protein translation is MELMDSLLLSSYHNADLGPEAKENNLLKADEEYRNNRLDHSIYYQVRAQFHSTDLRYLSELEQLDHFRPNIKDLLANASGKEQKDYKRNKFFQNILVNLKDEKRSRNKNKKRSLPTGSMTKFDFLEDIRQPSDGWERITDICRQLPNEWCVIQLTKSYNPSTTYSLYNEIASSKGSIYLAMLRHCRSPELEPTCLKVTNERLVEVFQEYSTLVERFRRVVNVDPILAKNKETKRKYWVDLHEFGKVLEKLIADLREIILPYAFLFLGKRYPTKSVTKLSQQIFREVDEFCEQHKWNQHQRIILSQAAYHANHIKKADIAVLSWKLASDNEEAMQLVEDLLNKWSQSWEELKELTSHKRFPTILIVDERLDHFHWEQLATTQEFSRVKSLHLLWRLYQWHKPNIHHGYYTVNIQSGISVINPDGDLPNSGRRLRGFFEYWLGHWRNMFETVPTEDVIVKEVFKSKCFVYAGHGSGLQYISGRTICRCRVEGIVFLFGCDSTKILGTGLHSALYGSHDYYHGALCPTIVGTLMPALDSNIDNISSSILSKFLAPSHRKVMPWSEIDTVTWVKKGLVQAQDESNPQYLDQYADYQMGSLPAIISRVQQGLIDPVIFNCCIYVCRGLPAWNLSVQKMPF
- the LOC26529596 gene encoding protein lin-28 homolog, giving the protein MENSFQLENSDGTTTTSTQAISKEAECGCVRLGKCKWFNVAKGWGFLTPNDGGQEVFVHQSVIQMSGFRSLGEQEEVEFECQRTARGLEATRVSGKQGDDCHGSTYRPRINRRTRRMRCYNCGEFANHIASECGLGPQPKRCHRCRSEDHLHADCPHRNVTQTSQRLGSKSPQEVDEEDEKQASSLLSSPLTNSSPTKSTGS